In Clostridium swellfunianum, a genomic segment contains:
- a CDS encoding site-specific integrase, translating into MNNADFPRYLSYFLSKYLPGQKNASVHTISSYRDTFKLFLVFCTTKRSMRPETISMNQLTKELVVEYLQWLEEKRECSISTRNHRLAVLHSFFQYVQKEVPENLFEIQKILSIPNKKSQKGLVQYLTGTEIRILLQQPDSSTYEGFRDMVLLSVLYDTGARVQELTEIRIKDIRLSDPSVITLHGKGNKIRQVPLMGGTSELLEKYLKIKKYHFGLAKTDNYLFTNQKNQKLSRWGVSYILNKYVEMAREKSLFKVNFHITPHVLRHAKAMHLLQSGVNLIYIRDFLGHADCSTTEIYARADSEMKRKAIENAYVDLVPDEIPRWEEDGDLMKWLNGLCE; encoded by the coding sequence ATGAATAATGCTGATTTTCCAAGATATCTTTCATACTTTTTATCAAAATACCTTCCTGGACAGAAAAATGCGAGTGTACATACTATATCATCGTATCGCGATACTTTTAAACTCTTCTTGGTATTCTGCACAACAAAAAGGTCGATGAGACCTGAGACAATAAGCATGAATCAACTGACAAAGGAACTTGTTGTGGAATATCTTCAATGGCTTGAAGAAAAAAGAGAATGTTCAATTTCAACACGTAACCATAGACTAGCTGTACTACATTCATTTTTTCAATATGTACAAAAGGAAGTTCCTGAAAACTTATTTGAAATACAAAAAATCCTTTCTATTCCAAACAAGAAAAGTCAGAAAGGGTTAGTCCAGTACCTAACGGGTACTGAAATAAGAATTCTGCTACAGCAGCCTGACTCATCTACTTACGAAGGATTTCGGGATATGGTGCTTCTATCAGTTTTGTACGATACTGGTGCAAGAGTTCAAGAACTCACAGAAATTAGGATTAAAGATATACGGCTTTCTGATCCCTCAGTAATTACCTTGCACGGTAAGGGCAATAAGATTCGTCAGGTTCCTTTAATGGGCGGGACATCAGAACTACTTGAAAAATACCTTAAAATAAAAAAGTATCATTTTGGGCTTGCAAAGACAGATAATTACCTTTTCACAAATCAAAAGAACCAGAAGCTATCTAGATGGGGAGTTTCCTATATTTTAAATAAGTATGTGGAGATGGCAAGGGAAAAATCTTTATTTAAAGTTAATTTTCATATAACTCCTCACGTGCTCCGTCATGCAAAAGCCATGCACTTGCTTCAATCAGGAGTAAATCTCATATATATACGTGATTTTCTTGGGCATGCAGATTGCTCTACAACAGAGATATACGCGAGAGCGGACAGTGAAATGAAAAGAAAGGCTATTGAAAATGCATATGTTGATTTAGTCCCCGATGAAATTCCAAGATGGGAGGAAGATGGAGATCTAATGAAGTGGTTGAATGGCTTATGCGAATAG